A single region of the Fimbriimonadaceae bacterium genome encodes:
- a CDS encoding polysaccharide biosynthesis/export family protein: protein MRARWDKKVFVVAWMLICAVFGVAQGTEGTYRLQPEDILRIQVYNEVQINVLVTVGRDGNISAPFVGILRAQGRTTSELEEDLVKEYQKKLRIRDPKVSVTIEKFRELYATIGGMVQRPGRVPIRPGDTIATLISQGNPDLDRADLRRATLRRSNSVEQIPVDLYSLLYRGDTSQNYQLEDGDELIVPENPRNRIYVIGTVQAPGAFPYKEPMRVMDALAMARGEIQRETFLSRVKVLREQPGFPGQYVEIKANLVRFLNNGDYAQNVALEPGDIVYVPRTKTPNLNEIGAAVNSAFFIDRFLREGLFGLRIPFIGR, encoded by the coding sequence ATGAGAGCCCGGTGGGACAAGAAAGTCTTCGTAGTGGCATGGATGCTTATCTGTGCTGTGTTTGGCGTTGCCCAAGGTACCGAAGGAACGTATCGTCTTCAACCGGAAGACATCCTCCGCATCCAGGTCTATAACGAAGTCCAGATCAATGTTCTGGTTACCGTTGGACGCGATGGAAACATCAGCGCTCCGTTTGTCGGGATTCTCCGCGCTCAGGGACGAACCACTTCCGAGCTCGAAGAGGACCTCGTAAAGGAGTATCAAAAGAAGCTCCGAATCCGCGATCCTAAAGTTTCGGTCACCATCGAGAAGTTCCGCGAACTCTACGCCACCATCGGCGGAATGGTTCAGCGACCCGGAAGAGTGCCGATCCGACCCGGCGACACCATTGCCACCCTTATCAGTCAAGGGAACCCCGATCTGGATCGAGCCGACCTGCGACGGGCGACGCTGCGACGTTCAAACTCCGTCGAGCAGATCCCCGTCGATCTGTATTCGCTGCTCTATCGTGGCGATACTTCCCAGAATTATCAGCTTGAGGACGGCGACGAACTTATCGTCCCCGAGAACCCAAGAAATCGTATCTACGTCATCGGAACAGTGCAAGCGCCCGGCGCTTTCCCCTACAAAGAGCCGATGCGCGTGATGGATGCGCTTGCGATGGCAAGAGGCGAGATTCAGCGCGAGACATTCTTGAGCCGCGTCAAAGTCTTGCGTGAGCAACCGGGCTTCCCCGGTCAGTATGTCGAAATCAAGGCGAACCTCGTTCGATTCTTGAACAACGGAGACTATGCGCAGAATGTGGCGCTTGAGCCGGGTGACATCGTCTACGTGCCGCGCACAAAGACGCCAAACCTGAATGAGATTGGCGCTGCTGTGAACTCTGCGTTCTTCATCGACCGCTTCCTCAGAGAAGGCCTATTCGGTCTCCGCATTCCGTTCATTGGTCGGTAG